Sequence from the Thermoanaerobacterium sp. PSU-2 genome:
TTTTTACAGGAGCACATCTGATGAAAGGCTCTATTTTAGGATATGACGTCATAGCAGGTGCCAGATTTTACGGAATAGGCAATGAATACATGGGTGTTCTAATAGGATCCACAATAATGGGAATAATGACATACATCCAAAAGTATGACACGAGAATAAACAAATTATTAGGAGTGCTCTTATTCGCGGCAGTTTTCATGTTGATGGTATTGCCACAGTATGGTGCAAAAATTGGCGGATTTATAACAGGATTTATGGCATTTGGCGTAACGCTTTTGCTTATGTCAGAAATCAAAGTCAACTACAAAAGTTTGCTGATTTTATTCATAAGCATGGCTGTCCTTCTAACGCTTATGTTTGTAGCATCAATGTTTATGGGCACTGTAACGCATATGGCGCAAACTGCTTTGATTGTTAAAAACGAAGGAATAATGGCTTTATACAAGATATTTGCCCGCAAATTAGACATGGAATTGACATTAATAAGATACACAATATGGTCGTGGGTTCTAATCATAACCATAATGAGCTTGTTTATCTTGTCATACAAGCCTACAGGAATACTTAAAAACATATTTAAGAAAAATAAATATATCTACTATGGCTTTTTTGGCAGCATTGTAGGAATGCTTTTTGCGCTGGCATTTAACGATGCTGGAATCGTGGCTGCTTCCACAATGTGCATATATGCATTTCCTCCAATACTGATAATGTTGGAAAGAGAAATAAAACATAATGAAATTTAGGAGATGATAAAGTGATATTGACATCATCAATTATACTTCTCATATCAATTGTAGCTGGAGTATTTGGAGCTCTTTTAGGATTAGGCGGTGGCATAATAGTAATACCAATGCTTACACTTCTCTTAGGAGTAAACATAAAATACGCCATTGGCGCCAGCATCGTATCCGTCATCGCCACGTCCAGCGGTGCTGCTGTAACGTATGTAAGAGATAAAATCACTAATTTAAGGATAGGAATGTTTTTAGAGATAGCTACCACGACAGGGGCTTTGACAGGCGCTTTTATCGCAGGACTCATAAGCTCAAAATACCTTTATATTATCTTTGGCCTTCTTCTTCTATATTCGGCTTTTACTATGTTAAAAAAGCGAAATGAAGAATTGCCTGTAGGTGTGGTATCACAGCCTATAGCAAAAAAATTGAAATTAGAAGGTTCTTACTACGATAAAGTCCTTAAAAAAGAGATACAGTACAATGTCACCGGTGTAAACAAAGGATTTGGCATGATGTACATAGCTGGTGTAATATCAGGACTTTTAGGAATCGGAAGCGGCATTTTTAAAGTAATGGCAATGGACCTATTTATGAGACTGCCAATGAAAGTCTCAACTGCCACCAGCAATTTTATGATCGGTGTTACTGCAGCCGCCAGTGCTGGAGTATACCTTGTAAGAGGCGATATAGATCCAAAGATAGCTGGTCCTGTGGCACTTGGAGTACTTGTAGGTGCAACACTGGGTACAAAAATCATGACAAATATGAAAAGCACAACCATAAGGAAAATATTTATACCTGTCTTAGCTTATGTTTCCATCGAAATGCTTCTTAAAGGATTGGGGGTATAAGCCGTGGAAGAAAGA
This genomic interval carries:
- a CDS encoding sulfite exporter TauE/SafE family protein; the protein is MILTSSIILLISIVAGVFGALLGLGGGIIVIPMLTLLLGVNIKYAIGASIVSVIATSSGAAVTYVRDKITNLRIGMFLEIATTTGALTGAFIAGLISSKYLYIIFGLLLLYSAFTMLKKRNEELPVGVVSQPIAKKLKLEGSYYDKVLKKEIQYNVTGVNKGFGMMYIAGVISGLLGIGSGIFKVMAMDLFMRLPMKVSTATSNFMIGVTAAASAGVYLVRGDIDPKIAGPVALGVLVGATLGTKIMTNMKSTTIRKIFIPVLAYVSIEMLLKGLGV